The window TTGTATGCTTTGATAAACATTTCTGTAATACTTGATAGGTTTTCCTGTATAAGtcctttaatgtttttatcaAAGTAATGCGAAGTTGGAGGTACCTATAAAAATCCTGCTGAGCAAGGCCGTATCTATCTGAGATGGTTTTGAAGTCTATAAAATCCTGGTTTTTAATTACTAGGCATAATGTGGAGAGTCCTTTCCTCGCCCATTGAATGAAACCTCCATCACCTAAACCTGGTTTGAAATCTGGATCGTGAGTTGGCCACATTAAAATTCTAATTTCGTTCTGAATATTGAGTTGTTTCGCCAGGCCAGACCAGATTTCCATAGAGAATCTAGTCCACCGGCTCTGGAAATCATATTATTTAGCCAACATTGGGTTTCCTAATAGACTCTGTAAAGGCCTGTCTGACATTGATAATTCTAACTCTTTCCATTTTGCAGAGTAGTCTTTGTTGCACCAGAGGAACAACGGTCTTATTTGTGCCACTAAATAGTAATCTTTAAGTCTTGGTAAGCCCATCCCCCCCGCTGCACTAATCTGGCTCTGGCTTGAACACACAATTATACATTTCAGAAAAGCATTTGAACACTTTACTTCAGAAATCGTGCAACTTTGGACATGTCCAGAAAAGATGGGCATCGATCACATAAAGGAGAGATTGTAGGATAGATTCTATGCAGCTTAGTTTTTGAGTAGTGAAGTCTATGCGCAACCTTAAATTGAATTAACTGATGCGTCCTTTTAGATTTAAACTATTTTCAACCTGATTTTTGCAATTTACCCTCTTTGGACGCATCTGCTCTCTGCATCACACACGTTTTATTACGATAAAAAAGTAACAAAAACTTGAATTAATCACTTAACTTTTAACTTAATTAAAAAGGAACTTATTTTCAGTATGTTTATTGAGCAACATAATTtaatggcttctttttttttttaaaaaaacaacaagaaaattgATGTGAATTTATGCCTCGTTCTGGGTTTATCATACGAGTAACGGACCTATCTGCCCATCTTTGTCCCATTTCACACCTTCACAGTAATCTGTGTGTTAGCTGTGGGActcaaaaagaattaaaaagtaTTTGGAATTAGTTTAAGTCATTTTTCCTGAATCTACCGGTGTCTTTAGGCTGATATGAGTGTGAGCTGCATACTGGTGTGCCAACCAGTATCGTTCACAGGTTGAAGAGTAGGTCACCAGTTTCACACCAGTTTGCATTAACCGCACGTTTAAACAAGCGATGTGGGGGGGTTGCCAGGCAGTTCCCATCATCAAGGTGACGTGTTTTCCCGGGAGgtccgtggttatttcagcaggatgATGTCGGACCTCATTCTGCACGAATTCCAACACACTTCATACTCACAGAGTGTGTCTCCTATTGAAAATGTACGAAGCACCATGAAGAGGAGCAGCTGAAATTTTGGATTCAGCAAGAATGGACAcggattcctctgaaaaactgcaaccgTTAGCATCTTCCCAAACCATTAAAAAAGTGAAGCTGATGGAACACGATGAGACACGAGACTCTGTAACCTTCTTAATGCACCACAGTTTAGTTGTTTCTACTTTCTAAATACAATAAACCTTCACAGTAAGGCCACTGAAATTAATTTCCCTCCTCTTAACATTGGTTTTATACTTAAATCTTTAGTGAAGAAACGATAATAAGACGAGTCCGACCTGTTCTCTCCAAACGCATTCAAACAGTCCATCTGTCGAGTTTGGATTTAAGaggaaatgcatttaatttgcattttactgCGAAACAAATACAGAGGATTGTTAGTTTTACAGTCAACGAGTCGGGCCTCACAGCAGGCGTTGTTGTATACTCTTGCTAAACAATAAATGGACTAAAATGCTGAATAAGAAAGTGTAAATATAACATTTCAATTCTTTCAAAAAGGCCAACGGGCTCTTTGGTTGAGCAGCAGTGATTCTGAATCTGTGGTTAGAGAACCAACGTTTGACTGTATTGATGAATTGTGCCCCTCGTGTTTAGAGATGACTCCACAAACGGTTATATAACCACAAAGAAGTCATGGTAAGGTTGTGAACTGGGTTTTGTACCAGTAAGTAGTTACACCCAGATGTTTTAAGCACATGTTGAACCTCTCCTTGAACTCGCAGCTCGAAAGCTTGTCTATTATTATTCTCCCAGTGCTCTGGAATTGTCAAATAATCAATATAGTTTAATAAATGGTACATAAAAAGTGTGATTTCACATGCTAAATACAGTTCTTAAAGTGTCTGCGGTTACAGTGTTGGATACAGTCTGGTTGCAGTGATGACGGCTGATATCTGTTGACCTTTTTTCAGATCAAGAATCATGTGAAACTTTCAAGATTCTGCAGAAACGTAGAACCAGATATGTGATTGTGCTACATGTGCATCAGCAGAGTTTCATGCTCACACTTGTTGGCATCAGCTGTAACTCCTATTTCAACAAACATGCCCCATCTCAGGGGTATGATAAGGTCAGCAAAACACAGAGCTGGTTTCATTGGCTGGTGGTTGAGGTTGAGCCTGCAGCTTGTTTTTAAAAGTGCCAGGTTCCCTCAAATCTCTTCTGCAAACGCAGGAAGATAATTTTGGACATGCTCAACACCTCCAACAGCACAGGTAAGCTCACTTTGATATTCAATGTTTCTAGATTAGTAgaatttaatattttttgttgATGTACAGCGAggaaaaaccttcagaaatgTCCATATTTTTGACACCGAGGGCATTTTAAAATGTCGAAAGCTGTTTATATATCCAATAAAGCGGCTGATTATATGTATACAGCAAATATTAGAGAGAATTATCAGTACCTATAATAACTTTCCCACATTTTTACCACGAATAGGGGCAGGTATGCAATTAATTATTAGTACAtcataaaaaaacccaaaacaaatcGGTTTACTACGATCTGTCCATACAGTTGAACAGACTTATGGTGTGGTTGTGTTTAATCACAGAAGTGAGCCCACAAATGACTCATATTCATCTGATGTGTGTCGTATTTGTCAGCTGCACGAACTCTACAATTGTCTACAAAATTGTCAACTTATTCATTTGCATATAAGTAGAAACAGAAACCttgaaacaaaagaagaaataagCCCTCCACGCACAGGCTTTTGTTTCCTAAAGAAACACGAGTTGCAGCTCATCCCCCAAAAAAGCCACATATAAAAATATGTTGGAGCCGCTGCAGTGAAAGAAACGCTGCCACCGTCCTTTTTAGCGACGGTGCGGCCCCGTCATGGTAAAACTGCCCCTGCATTCTTGTGTAACAACCTGACACCAGTGTCACACACGCTTGCAGAACTGGTTAAAATACTTGACTGAAATGTTTAACTGCTGCCCACTCAAACCATCATACAGTGCAGGGACTGCTCTCACTTTCAGCTTTATTGCAAAGGTCTCAAATATGACTTCCTTCTGAGAAATGACCAATTGAGTCTTTTTAATCCTTAAAATTCGTAAGAATTACAAGAAAGCGGCAACAGCGTAAAtacaaactataaaaaaaaaaatgttattgtgAAGTGTTATCATCAGTAAGTGCCTTATTTTTCATGGTGGAGTTGGAGAAGGGACTTCAGGTGGTTTAGACCGTAAAACCACAGTAAAAACATTACTAATAAACCGTTTAACACCCATAGTATTGTGCAGTTATAGTATTATATTGTTAAACGcgtaaaaaaaaagcacaatttaaTGTATTTGATATTATAAAAAACTATATATCTAACTTGTCTTTGCATTTTTCAGTAGAATGAGCGCATGACTGAGAAGTTAACTGATACCGCGACAACAAAAGAGGCAGATTGAAGATGCCAATGAGTCAAAATGGGAGAAGAAGAATTGGCGGCGTGCAGCATACAGTAGTACTAGGATTAACATGGTCTTAAAATTTGAGAAATAAAGCAGTTTTTTAAAACGATGTCTTGCAAGTATTAGTGGACCGAGAATAGCTCCAGGCGGCACTCCTTTTACACATCGTACAAGAGCTAGATTTACAGTCAAACCATTATTATTCATCACTGTTATACACTGTACAAGTCTGTTAAATTCAAGAGAATAAAGACAGTGCTtccctattattattattattattattattatttattttttatttgttttgtaaggttaaactggctgctggaggaaatcaaaacacaggaaggtGCAGTTACTTTTAGTCATATTATTGCTTCAAACTGCTGATAAATGAGTCGCCATCAGTTTAATTCTAATACAAATGAAAACAGGGTTGTGGCTCGTCTGAAAACGAACGACTCAAATTTATTTTCACGCTTTAATATGTTGCCTGAACTGTTCATGGCGAATGTTATTGTTTCCATATGTTTTATTCGTCTCCTGATACAAAATATcctttcaaaataaagtgaCATAAGTTTAACTTGTGTGTCAAAATGCTCAAGCGAATTACTTTTCTAATTACAGTTGCAGCAAGTCACATTTGGCTTCGTGCTTCACCGTTCTTCTGCGTCGATTCAGAAAATAAACAGTTTGAATAAATCCTAACGATTACTGAATTTTAGGTTAATCCCATTCTCACACAAACCCGTCACCAAAAggatttcctcctcctcttacctttttttttagggAAACTCCTTTTCATAGCTCCCCATCATCAAGTTTAAGAGttgcattaagaaaaaaaagcacaatttaaCATGGGCAGTAGCTGCAGTGGTAACATAGTCACATCGTGAAAGATGAAATGAAGAAAAGGTGATTGTGGAAACTGCCTTTAAAGGCTGTTAGCACGCGACACTGACTTATTTGTAGACTTCAAGCTACCCACGATTTCCCCTCTGCCAACGACCTGATGCCAGTGTCACGCAACGCGGtacaaaatgactaaaatatcacaactgcttactcaaactgagGAGCACAGCTATGGTTCTGAGACTTTAAAGCTGAATGTGAGAGTTGGTATTTCCTCATATCTTGGCGTAAGGGGGCAGAACTGCTCACAATCAACCCAGGCTTCATGTAAATAAGAACTCTCCTTGTTCTTTAACAACAATAAGTCCTCACGCAAGGTCTCTCCGTGGCATTTTGGAGAAGCTCAGAATGACTCACGGCGTTCACTGGAGACGCATCAAAGCACGAATAGCAGAGTTTTACTGTGTCTGCGCTGCTGCTGTCTGGCTCAAAGGGACTGCTTTCAGTTCAACTCTTTACGTCTTCCAGATCAAAGTAAAGTCTGTGAGGATTTCAGGTTACATCTTTGTCACTAGAATTGGATTAAATGTAGACTTTTAACTCCTATTTTGAGAAATAGGCAAATTTCTAAAAGTAATCTGAAGCCTTTATAACAGAAAGGAGGACCTTctgtttaaaaacatttcaccAGTTGCGGAAAAATGAGATGAATGCACACATAAAAAGCACTTTATCAGCACATTTAAgggctaggaaattgtttttgaattggctctatatgaatgaattggattattttataaataattatgattacaatgaattgaattccaattggcttgaattggactttattatttaagtgccttgagatgacatttgttgtatttggctctatataaataaaaatgaattgaattgaaaaattgtTTGTTGCAGGTTTAGGGTCAGATTTCGCCACTTCTCTGAATGCACTTCACTGAGCTTCAATCTAATGTCTCATATATTTATTTGTCATATGTATTGAGGAGTGTTCAACACAGTTTCTGTAGCTGGAGTAAAATTTATTCAGCTAGAAAATAAGCTAGGGGAGCGCAGCTAATGCTAGCTGAGGCTATCTGCATGCTAGTGTTTTCACAGTGACCAAGATCAGCTGGTACTTGGTATATAAAGTTTAATGTGACATTTATTTGTAGGTAATAAGTCATAAAGCAAAGAGCTGAAGCAAAATTCAAGAAAGTGAATGTCTGTACTTAACTTGAATCCTTTGAGTAGAGATCAAGACATTTAAGAAAAAAGACGAAACGTACAAGTCAGATTCACTACGGTTTCATCATCTCAGGATTTAGGAGTTGTAGATTTGGCTACATACAGatttgaagacaagtttcggtgcaatctgttggtttccttagctaggaaattgtttttgaattggctctatatgaatgaattggattattttataaataattatgattacaatgaattgaattccaattggcttgaattggactttattatttaactgccttgagatgacatttgttgtatttggcgctatataaataaaaattaatagaAAATTGAATACATACAGAATTTTAAGTGGTTTACAAGTGTTCTCTTTCTTCCCCACCAGCAATGAATTACCCTGATTACAACTTCTCCGACTGCTGGAACAATTCTAGCTGCAATGTCAGCAACAGCTCAGATTATGATTATGACCTTGACTTTTGTCACCCTGATGAGCAGCAGGAGCACATAATCAAAATGTTCCAGACGTGCGTATTCTGCGTGATCTTTCTGTTCGGCATCATGGGAAACTGCCTTGTGATCGCCACGTTCGCTCTGTTCCGCCGCTTTCGTCTTCGCTCCATGACGGACGTCTTCCTGTTCCACCTGGCGCTGGCTGACCTCCTGCTGCTCCTAACCCTCCCCTTGCAGGTTGTGGACGCTCATAAGGGTTGGGTGTTCTCCGTCGGCCTCTGTAAAGCCATGCGTGCGTGCTACGCTATCAACACATACAgcgggctgctgctgctggcctgCATCAGCGTTGACCGCTACATGGTGGTGGCACGAGCCCAAGAGATGCTCCGGTGGCGCAGCCAGATATTAACAACAGGGAAGCTAGCCGCTGTAGGCGTCTGGATCGTCGCAATTCTCGTTAGCATGCCAGAAATCCTCTTCTCTGGGGTGGACGACTCGGAGGAAAAAGCATACTGTGTCATGCAAATAAGTGGGTATGTCAAGATGGCCACCTACGGAGCCATCATCGGAGTTTTCTGCCTGTCCTTCTTGGTCATGGTGGTGTGCTACTCTTCGATTGCTCGGGTGCTGTGGGAAGGACATGCCCATCGGCGGGGAAAGCAGGGGCATCGGCAGCGCACCCTGAAGCTGATGGTGGCCCTGGTGCTGGTTTTTCTGGTGTTCCAGCTGCCGTACACCGTAGTTCTGTATCTCAAGATGGCAGGGGAGTTCTGCGGTCTGTTGTTGGAGTACATCACCTGCACTCTGGCGTACGCCCGCTGTTGCCTCAACCCTATCCTTTACGCCCTGGTGGGAGTGCGCTTCCGTAAGGACGTGCTGCAGCTGATGCGTGATTCGGGCTGCCCATGTGGGCTCCGTTTAGGGTTAAAGACGCTGAGCTCCGCCTCTATCTCCGCTTCCTCTCCTGCGCTCACCATGCTGTCGGCTtgttctccaacatctccaactGAACGCAGTTATTCCAGCAGTGAAGCGGTACCTTCCATCAAGTTTCAGTTTCAAGGAAGCAAATAAACTCAGAGCAGTGGAAGATTTTAAAGGCTTCCCTTCAACAAAATGTGCAGTCGATAAGAAGAGCTTGAAATTTCTTAAGATTTCCATTTTGGTGTCAATTAAGTGTAAAAAGCTGTTGTCTGTGTTCCCACTAGAGCAAAAAAATGGATCCAATCGGTCCAGTTCAATCAGAATCGATCGTTCTATCCTATGTTTGGTTTATAAAGCAATGATATGTCTGATCAGATCATCTAGGACAGATTAGCTTTTTATTCAGAGGGTCAAACTAAAGATGGAGAAGCAGGAGTTACTCCTAGAGAACATAAGAACTGCACAAAGGTACGATTGTTCTAAAAGTAATATCTGTCATTTCCACTCGTTGCCTAgtattttattagtttattttaaCCTAATTTTATTACATTATATTTAAACGTTCCTCACATGGATATTGTGTGTTTTACTCATGCTTTTTCACGTTTTATACACAAAAAATTGCCTTTTTGCTTGCAATTACtacacaaataaacttgccttactTTACCTGTTTGGTGGTGGATTCGATAATTCAACCTGATGCATATAAACATGCCCCGAGCTGTAGTCTCTCAGGACTCTCAACGGCACCGAGTTCTGACAATTTGTTTAagcttgttttttccttttggtttatatatttacaaataaagCACAATTCTCCATATATTTTGTAAAATGCTTTATAAAGACTGCGTTCGGAGAAATCAGGTTTGTGGGACCCTCAGGGCCAATGGGTATAAATCAACTGAAATCAGTGGTTCCTCACAGCATTAAGTTTATATTGGAATACGTTGGGATATCCAACTTTAAGTGGTTTTggatttttgttttcagtttaacGAGGActtttttgccttttacttTTAGGTTTTATACATTGGAGCTGCTGAAAGCTGGTGATGAGTTTGCTATTCTTCCTAAATATATTTCctcttttggtgtttttttgatTATGGTCGTTGAATCACTTTGTAACATCTCTCTCTAGACCACTGATGCTCATCATTAACCTACCTTTATAAACTACTAAGTGAACCCTCAAGCTCCATAGATGGAGACATTATCATGCTGGAAGTGATGGACTCCTATCTGAATCGAAATATTTGAATTaagaagaaacagaaatggGTTCTATCAACGTCATTTTGCTGAATAGATTATAATAATTTACCACCAAACATGAGTAATCGCCATGAATAAATGCAATGTTTTGCATAATGAAAGACTGAGTTGCTACTTACTGCTAAGCTAAGCCAGTTGAGGTTTAGCAGATGTGGCCTAGCTGAGGTAAATTCATTTAATTGTAATTTGATTTATATGTTTAGTTCTGGTTCACAACAGAGTTGATCTCAGGGCATTTTATATGGGAGGTAAACAAGTGCAGATCAGATAGTTAAATCCAGTTCTAATCCAGTTTAGTTACCCCAATACCAAAAAGGTTGGCactctgtgtaaaatgtaaataaaatatgaagAATTTTAGAACATAGGAAATgtaaattttgaatttgatggcagcaactcGTCTCAAAGTTGGGAaaggggcaacaaaaggctaaaaaaaaaagtaagtgtTACTgtaaagaaacagctggaggaacatgttgcaattAACCTGATTAATTAGCAACTGGTCAGCAACATGACTGGGTataaaaaagagcaccttagagaggccgAGACTCTCAGAAGTAACATTTGGCATAGGTTTAGGCATCTGCAATAAAATTGTCTACAAATTGTGGATTAATTTTGGAATAATGTGCAACGTAAAATTGTGAAGACTTAATATTCAATCATCTGCAGAATATAATGTTATCAAAATAATTCGAAATTCTGAAGTCCTCCGTGTGCTCAAGTTTAAGCCGGGAATACACTTTCTTTTTGATCATATGTTCACGTTCCAACCTTTTTTGGGACCCGTTGGTGCCAAGTTTAAGATGACTTCATATTTGTCacgaaatagtaaaatgtctcgcTTAACGTTTGATATTTTCTGTGTTctgttgtgaataaaatgttggtCTATTTCTATAATTATTGGTTGTAAATAGTTGGCTCCATCCAATTATAATCCAGTTCAGTCCGTTTATGATTGTAATTATGTTACATATTGTGACTTAGTTTTCCAAAAGCAATTCCAAGTAATTCAGCCAGATGATTTGTGTATTGTAAATTGGATTTATAAACgagatttatttttatatatataaataattattTGGTTACAACCAGCTTTGATACCGATTCATTTTATGTTgaaatacatgtaaataaaagtCAGATTTGGTTAAAAAAAGCAGTGATCTGCCCTGTAATGTTTCATCTGAAACACATGATTTAATAAAACCATCTGAGGATATCACAAGACCGTTGTTTCCTTTGTCTTAATCTGTCCTAAATTCTGAAATATCTCACAAGCGTTATTGACGACAGTGGGATCTTTCAGAGCTGATGAAAAACGCCAACTTGATGTTGAAATATTTTGGCTCAGTCCTGTGGTTTGACACCAGGCTCAGTCACACTGGCCAAAAGTAGGCGAGTAGGTGGTCACACTCTTTGTAGAGTTGTTTGTTAGTCATGAGCTGACGTGAAAAGCAGATGCTAAGTCACATTTAGATGTTGCAACTCTAACCACAAGCTcttttgaaatgataaaaagtaCCTGCGTGCCGCTGTTCGAGGAACTAAAATTCAGCAATTTGGTTAATTTCCCGTCCGTTTCTGTTCCTTTTACTCGCTAAAATGGGTCAAGTTGAAATTCTGTTTCAGTCTTTTCTTGATGAAATGACCCGACTTTCTGCACAGATTTCGGTTTGAGCGCGATAACTTCTCCTCCACCGCCCGACATTCTGGGTTCCTCTGTTGTGTATTCGTCTCAGAAGGAGCCTCGCAGCTTTATTTGTGTTGGTGGGCCTGAAGCTTGAACTGAGACGCAGGATTAGTTTCTTTTTGAGGTaacttcaggttcatgtctctGGTTTTCAGTGTCACAATGCCGGTTTACATCACTGGACACGAATAAGAGCTCAACACTTTGtagacagtgatggagtctcGAATCCATTTTCCATCTCCAAGAGTTGAGAAGCATCTTCATGATGAGATTTATCAGCTAAAAGGAGAGAATGAAGTAAAACGGAGACAGATTAGTCAgcgttttgtttctgtttcataCGACTTAAAATCAGCACTGAGCTATAAAAGACTTACTTTTAGTTTTTGGATAAATATGTTAATTAAAGCGTGTtctttttctcatgtgcatGATTTTGCTGGATTATCTGATGCCTTCTTTGCACATATCTAGAGTCAGAAAAACCTTATCAGTCGACCAAAACATACCCTGGATATGCTGAAACTCTCTGAAGAGTTTCAGTAACGTCTCACTGGTGATAAGTTGACTTTCTGGATTGTTGAAAGCAGAAaaagtctcttttatgttgccgTCTGATACTgaggatgttttcttttttaattaaaagcatattattattattattattattatttcatgaaCAAACGAAGGATTAAAAAGTTTCTTCCTCTCAGTGAGGACAACTGAATTGTTTATTGTGAGCTGCTCCATCTTCAGTTTCTATCTTGAGTAGATTTTTATCAACAAAGTTGGCGAAACAAactgattttcttcttcttttgttatATTTCCTGCAGTTTCAATGTGCATGTGTGACGTTGGATTCCAACTAGATGCTTTCAGACAGGTAGAGGTTTATATTTATCTCGGAGTTATTTCTAAAACTATTTGTCACTTTTCCAACCAAATTAACCCAGCAAACATAAAATCTCACCTCAAACCATTGAGCTGACGGTTATTTAATGGCTGTAATGACAGATTATCATCATCTCAACATAAATTTCCCAGAAAGAACTCTCGACTTCTTTGAAATATCATGGTTAAGAAACTCGTGCATGTGGTTGACTCTTTTTGTGGGTTTAAATGATCACGTTTAAtgtagaataaaaacaaaacaaatacacGACAAACAGACTTTAAGTTATTATTTCATCTCTGAAGATTTGCTTCTTGAAATCTGAAGTTTCCTTCAAACTTGACAGTTCAACCTCATGCAAAATAATTAATCTTTTATaggtttattcatttaattttgcaATAGTGACGAGTGGGGACAATAAACACGAGACACTTTGGAGTTGAGAAACGATTAAATAAATTTGTCTGAGTTAGTGAAATTTACACAAACATGGTGCAAGCAGCACTGCTTCAACGGTAACAACAGAAATAAGAGTCATAAACATTATATAAAGTGTTCATAATAATGCCAATAATACCATCAATGATAGTAATTATAGTACAAATACTAACAATAATACCACCACTACTGATGCTGCTatattaatgataataatgattatTCCTGTACTACTGTCAACATAATCAGTAATAAGGATGTTAATATTAACTTGTGAAAGAGGGTAACAaaattattgtgtgtgtgttttacgaGTGTAATACAGTAAGATGAGCTCAatcatgctaatgctaatgttagcATTTACCCTGTGAGGACTGGCTGTTTAATGAATACACAACATGAGTAACACAAGTACACTCACACAGATTGAGAAGTCGTCGTTAATCACAGGATTTGCACCCAGCTTTGCCTCATTTTTATTACACATGAACTCCACCTCACCCTGAAGAGGAAAGTTTACACTTTTAGTGCGTTGTTTTCAAGGCAAGGtaggtttatttgtacagcacaattcaacaacaaggtgattcaaagtgctttacagatgcattaaaacagtagaaataaaaagcacgattcaaatttaaaacaaaaaagaaagaaataagaacaatagataaaatcagacgttaaaatgtgattaagttttgaaactcaagcttcagatttggagctttatccaaatgcagctgaaaataggtgtgtcttcagcctggccTTAAATAGACtgatcagctgatctgaggctctctgggagtttgttccagacatgtggagcatagaagccgGGTGAAACCAGCCGTGTGCACAGCTCCGTTTATGTTCTACATGCACATATTTTAAGATGAGCGGCTGGTGGTTTTAGCACCTTCTGCAGCAGCGGCGGCGTCTTCCTTCACACACGTCTGCCTGCTGGTAGGAAGGCGTCTGCTGCTCATCGTGAGGCGGCGCCTCAGGTTGAAAACGCCAGAGAGCGGCGCTCTCCTGCCGTTCACACAGCATAACACACAACTATTCAGCAGCAGAAGCACATTAAAGAAAGTCTCTACAGTTTTATTAGAATAACATCCAATAATTACTGATTGTGCTTTGATTTGTTCCGTTTCTACTCTGGTGCTGTTCCAGTGTGGGGAACCTCAAATCAACCCAGCAAACACGAGCAGTCGTTACACTTACTGCATATAACTTGCAGTTTTTTAACGGCTGTAATTGCATTTTTGGAGCCGAACTTCTCGCATCAGAGATGATTCTCATCGTCAGAAACTTCTTAGCTTGTAACATCACAGTTTCAGGAGCTCATGTGCATGTGGTTCAGATGTTTATTTCGTTTCAAACGAAACAAATGCAGGACAAACAGACTTTTAACGTTTCTTTGGAGCGGTTCTTGATCTTTAAAATCTGAAATATGTGCGATTTCATAAGCTGTGTCTTGTTTCTGTCGCTTCGGAAGACATAACACCGACTTTAAATCATTTCCTTATAACTAGACTTTTTAGTTTTGCATTTTTTGTACACGTTTTCATGCTAA of the Odontesthes bonariensis isolate fOdoBon6 chromosome 23, fOdoBon6.hap1, whole genome shotgun sequence genome contains:
- the ccr10 gene encoding C-C chemokine receptor type 10, encoding MLNTSNSTAMNYPDYNFSDCWNNSSCNVSNSSDYDYDLDFCHPDEQQEHIIKMFQTCVFCVIFLFGIMGNCLVIATFALFRRFRLRSMTDVFLFHLALADLLLLLTLPLQVVDAHKGWVFSVGLCKAMRACYAINTYSGLLLLACISVDRYMVVARAQEMLRWRSQILTTGKLAAVGVWIVAILVSMPEILFSGVDDSEEKAYCVMQISGYVKMATYGAIIGVFCLSFLVMVVCYSSIARVLWEGHAHRRGKQGHRQRTLKLMVALVLVFLVFQLPYTVVLYLKMAGEFCGLLLEYITCTLAYARCCLNPILYALVGVRFRKDVLQLMRDSGCPCGLRLGLKTLSSASISASSPALTMLSACSPTSPTERSYSSSEAVPSIKFQFQGSK